A window of Hippoglossus stenolepis isolate QCI-W04-F060 chromosome 18, HSTE1.2, whole genome shotgun sequence contains these coding sequences:
- the s100z gene encoding protein S100-Z has translation MPSQLEGAMDALIAVFYNYSGNDGDKYKLNKGELKQLLNSELTDFLTSQKDPMLVEKIMNDLDSNKDNEVDFNEFVVLVAALTVACNEFFQEQKKKRK, from the exons ATGCCGAGCCAGCTGGAGGGTGCGATGGACGCACTGATAGCAGTTTTCTACAACTACTCAGGAAATGACGGCGACAAATACAAGCTGAACAAGGGCGAGTTGAAGCAACTTTTGAACAGCGAGCTCACCGACTTCCTCACG TCTCAGAAGGATCCAATGCTGGTGGAGAAAATCATGAACGACCTGGACTCGAACAAAGACAACGAGGTGGATTTCAACGAGTTTGTGGTGTTGGTGGCCGCCCTGACCGTTGCCTGCAATGAGTTCTTCCaagagcagaaaaagaaaaggaagtaa
- the LOC118125823 gene encoding corticotropin-releasing factor-binding protein codes for MRVMERTFREQLFFLVLCLSVLKGDSRYIENNDISKDELFSFFNPELKRETPEELLYRRPLRCLDMIAVEGQFTFTAEHPQLSCAAFFMAEPTEVISVDYDNVDIDCRGGDFITVFDGWVMKGEKFPSSQDHLLPLHERYVDYCDSGSLKRSVRSSQNVAMVFFRIHNAGSSFTLTVRKHINPFPCNVISQSPEGSYTIVIPQQHRNCSFSIIYPVEIDISEFSLGHNVNFPKRSMPRCAEAGDFMQLLGGSGIDTSKLLPITDFCISFSGSTHMKVGCDNTVVRMVSSGQFVNRVSFSYRLLDSQELQTIKLNNVEDFCFNN; via the exons ATGCGCGTCATGGAACGCACTTTCCGAGAGCAGCTCTTCTTCCTGGTGCTGTGTCTGTCGGTGCTGAAGGGAGACTCCCGGTACATCGAG AACAACGACATCTCAAAAGATGAATTATTCTCATTTTTCAACCCGGAACTCAAAAGAGAAACACCTGAGGAGTTACTGTATCGCCGACCTTTAC gTTGTCTGGACATGATTGCAGTGGAGGGTCAGTTCACCTTCACAGCGGAGCATCCTCAGCTGAGCTGCGCTGCCTTCTTCATGGCAGAGCCCACCGAGGTGATCAGTGTGGACTATGACAATGTGGACATCGACTGCAGGGGAGGGGACTTCATCACG GTGTTCGACGGCTGGGTGATGAAAGGAGAGAAGTTCCCCAGCTCCCAGGATCACCTGCTGCCTCTGCACGAGCGCTACGTGGATTACTGCGACTCGGGATCCCTGAAGAGAAGCGTGCGCTCCTCTCAGAACGTGGCCATGGTCTTCTTCCGCATTCATAACGCCGGCAGCAGCTTCACCCTGACAGTCAGGAAACACATCAACCCCTTCC CGTGTAATGTCATCTCCCAGTCACCAGAGGGCAGTTACACAATTGTGATCccgcagcagcacagaaactgcagcttctccatCATCTATCCAGTGGAGATCGACATCTCTGAGTTCAGCCTGGGACACAACGTCAACTTCCCCAAG AGATCCATGCCTAGATGTGCAGAAGCAGGGGATTTTATGCAGTTACTGGGAGGAAGTGGCATTGACACGTCGAAGCTGCTGCCCATCACAGACTTCTGCATCTCCTTCTCTGGTTCCA CTCACATGAAGGTCGGCTGCGACAACACAGTGGTGAGGATGGTGTCCAGCGGCCAGTTTGTCAACCGCGTGTCTTTCAGCTACCGGCTACTGGACAGCCAGGAGCTTCAGACCATCAAACTCAACAACGTGGAAGATTTCTGTTTCAACAACTGA